In Clostridiales bacterium, a genomic segment contains:
- the alaS gene encoding alanine--tRNA ligase, translating into MKAADIRESFLSYFESKGSRRWPSSSLVPDDPSLLLTSAGMVQFKPVFLGVKDLGFTRAATCQKCVRTTDIDIIGTTGRHHSFFEMLGNFSFGDYFKSEACAWAYEYSVDVLGLDPDRLWYSIYEYDDEAEEIWRGEVGVPAERIVRMGAKDNFWSAGPTGPCGPCSELYYDQGPETGCGSAECQPGCDCDRFLEYWNLVFMQYDRQDDGSLDPLPKQSIDTGMGLERIAAIMQGARSNFETDELRAILATAEELTGAVFGDGEPTDTSLRILTDHARAVTFLVADGVLPSNEARGYVLRRILRRAVRHGRLLGRTEPFMAHLIDRVVECMGQAYPEIVEHHDLVRRIADAEEQRFGLTLKQGLVFLGEEIERTRTEGRAIVDGEKAFTLHDTYGFPVELTAEIAAEAGMSVDMDVFERRMSEQRERGRAAVKDESWTSFASALADIAARAGESEFIGYEKNEGDATVVAIVVEGKLVDFAAAGTHAQIVLDSTPFYGEQGGQVGDRGTIASARGAVFEVVDTTISTEGVIAHAGSLLAGELAVGESVTASIDVMRRERVRRNHTATHLLHWALRLVLGEHVRQSGSHVAPDRLRFDFTHFEAPSAEELRKVERMVNAKVMENHPVRSYETSLVSAREAGVTALFGEKYGEFVRVLEAGNFSKELCGGTHVRRTSEIGLVKIVSEGSVGANLRRIEAVTSFDALEAVEAAEAALREAARVLKCGVPEVAERVTALEKRARESSAALAEAKRRGSSGDIDALVEAAIDAGYPLAVARVEAAGAGDLREVADQVRMRLEDGAVVLAADAGGSALLLAAGSQAAVAAGFDAGAVIRTIAPHVGGGGGGKPVMAQAGGKNVAGIDAALAAARTMLAPGG; encoded by the coding sequence TGCTCGGCAACTTCAGCTTTGGCGACTACTTCAAGAGCGAGGCGTGTGCGTGGGCGTACGAGTACTCGGTCGATGTGCTGGGGCTCGATCCCGATCGGCTGTGGTACTCAATCTACGAATACGACGATGAGGCCGAGGAGATATGGCGCGGCGAGGTTGGCGTCCCGGCCGAGCGGATAGTGCGAATGGGCGCGAAGGACAACTTCTGGTCGGCCGGCCCCACCGGGCCGTGTGGCCCGTGCTCCGAGCTTTACTACGATCAGGGCCCTGAGACAGGTTGCGGCAGCGCCGAGTGCCAACCCGGGTGTGACTGCGACCGCTTCCTTGAGTACTGGAACCTTGTCTTCATGCAGTACGATCGTCAAGACGACGGGTCGCTTGATCCCCTGCCAAAGCAAAGCATCGACACCGGCATGGGCCTGGAACGGATCGCTGCCATCATGCAGGGCGCACGCTCCAACTTCGAGACAGACGAGCTGCGCGCGATCCTGGCTACCGCAGAAGAGCTCACCGGTGCTGTGTTTGGCGATGGCGAGCCAACCGACACCTCCCTGCGAATCCTCACCGATCACGCGCGCGCGGTCACGTTCCTCGTAGCCGACGGCGTACTACCTTCCAACGAGGCCCGCGGCTACGTGCTCCGGCGCATCTTGAGGCGCGCGGTCAGGCACGGACGTCTTCTCGGCCGTACGGAACCGTTCATGGCGCACCTTATCGATCGAGTGGTCGAGTGCATGGGGCAGGCCTACCCGGAGATTGTTGAGCACCACGACCTCGTGCGGCGGATCGCCGACGCCGAGGAGCAGCGGTTTGGCCTCACGCTCAAGCAGGGTCTTGTGTTCCTCGGCGAGGAGATCGAGCGCACTCGCACCGAGGGGCGCGCCATCGTCGACGGCGAGAAGGCGTTCACGTTGCACGACACGTACGGGTTCCCGGTAGAGCTTACCGCCGAGATCGCCGCCGAGGCCGGGATGAGTGTGGACATGGATGTCTTCGAGCGGAGGATGTCCGAGCAGCGCGAGCGCGGGCGTGCCGCCGTTAAGGACGAGTCGTGGACGTCGTTTGCAAGCGCGCTGGCCGATATCGCCGCACGAGCCGGCGAGAGTGAGTTTATCGGCTATGAGAAAAACGAGGGCGACGCGACGGTTGTCGCCATCGTAGTTGAGGGGAAGCTGGTCGATTTCGCTGCGGCTGGGACACACGCGCAGATCGTGCTCGACAGCACCCCGTTTTATGGCGAGCAAGGCGGTCAGGTCGGTGACCGGGGCACAATCGCGTCGGCACGCGGGGCAGTGTTTGAGGTGGTGGACACGACGATTTCGACCGAGGGAGTCATCGCGCACGCGGGTTCGCTGCTCGCAGGCGAACTGGCAGTGGGGGAGAGCGTCACGGCGTCAATAGACGTGATGCGGCGCGAGCGCGTGCGGCGCAACCACACCGCGACACACCTGCTGCACTGGGCGCTGCGTCTCGTGCTCGGCGAACACGTCAGGCAATCCGGGTCGCATGTGGCGCCTGACCGGCTACGTTTTGACTTCACGCACTTCGAAGCGCCGAGCGCTGAGGAGCTGCGCAAAGTAGAGCGGATGGTCAATGCGAAGGTGATGGAAAACCACCCCGTTCGCAGCTACGAGACGTCGCTTGTCTCGGCACGAGAAGCCGGGGTGACGGCGCTGTTTGGAGAGAAGTACGGAGAGTTTGTGCGAGTGCTCGAGGCCGGCAACTTCTCCAAGGAGCTTTGCGGCGGAACGCACGTGAGACGCACGAGTGAGATCGGACTCGTGAAGATCGTCTCCGAGGGTAGTGTGGGCGCTAACCTGCGCCGCATTGAGGCCGTGACCTCGTTTGACGCTCTCGAAGCGGTCGAGGCCGCTGAAGCGGCGCTTCGCGAAGCAGCTCGCGTGCTCAAGTGCGGGGTTCCTGAGGTTGCCGAGCGTGTCACGGCCCTAGAGAAGCGCGCGAGAGAATCGAGCGCGGCGCTCGCCGAAGCAAAGCGCCGCGGCTCATCCGGGGACATTGACGCGCTTGTTGAGGCCGCGATCGACGCGGGCTACCCGCTTGCGGTCGCTCGCGTGGAGGCGGCAGGCGCTGGCGACCTGCGCGAAGTTGCGGATCAGGTCCGCATGCGCCTCGAGGACGGAGCCGTTGTGCTCGCGGCCGACGCTGGAGGCTCTGCGCTCTTGCTTGCCGCAGGCTCCCAGGCGGCTGTCGCGGCGGGATTCGACGCCGGAGCGGTCATCCGGACAATCGCGCCGCACGTCGGCGGCGGCGGAGGAGGCAAGCCCGTGATGGCGCAGGCAGGCGGCAAGAACGTTGCCGGCATCGACGCCGCGCTCGCCGCCGCGCGTACGATGCTGGCACCGGGCGGCTAG